From one Flavobacterium kingsejongi genomic stretch:
- a CDS encoding PepSY-like domain-containing protein: MKTMDTLKKYSIIAVFLIFTGLSATAQKTSITAQQLPATAQDFLKKHFTNQKTAYILKDAETFSTEYKVQLENGIEIEFDKKGNWEEVDGNKNKIPFAILPKNIATYVTTNYKNTEVVKIEKGNWDYEVKLNNGLELKFNAKGEFLRLDD, from the coding sequence ATGAAAACCATGGACACCCTCAAAAAGTACAGTATTATCGCCGTCTTTCTAATTTTTACAGGCCTTTCTGCAACAGCGCAAAAAACAAGTATTACCGCACAGCAATTGCCGGCGACTGCTCAGGATTTTTTAAAGAAACATTTTACCAACCAGAAAACAGCTTACATCCTGAAGGATGCAGAAACCTTTTCAACAGAATATAAAGTACAGTTGGAAAATGGTATCGAAATTGAATTTGATAAAAAGGGAAACTGGGAAGAAGTAGATGGAAATAAAAATAAAATTCCCTTTGCGATCCTTCCGAAAAATATAGCAACGTACGTAACGACTAATTACAAAAATACAGAAGTGGTTAAAATTGAAAAAGGAAATTGGGATTATGAAGTCAAACTTAACAATGGCCTGGAATTAAAATTCAACGCCAAAGGTGAATTTTTAAGACTGGACGACTAA
- a CDS encoding ABC transporter ATP-binding protein: protein MNNFKKLIPFAKKYKRFAVLNIIFNILYALFSTLSFVALIPMMQVLFNDTEKVDKKPVFTSMFEIGSYSKDYLYYNLTQTIKNDGPQYALLLVISLIIISFLLKNFFNYLASYNITQLRNGVLRDLRHTLYQKIISLPVSFYSEKRKGDVMARMLGDVAEVQNSFFAIFELIVREPLTILFAIITMFTISVKLTLFVFFFIPISGFIITKIGKNLKHKSERAQQESGYFISIVEETLSGLKIIKSYNAESNFTKKFNRSIDNLLRLSNSIGNKNNLASPLSEFLGITTIAVLLWYGGNMVLVEKSIEGAYFLAYMTLAYNILTPAKTISKASYALKSGLAASERVFAILEEENPMSDKPDAINKLDFENKITIENINFRYEDENVLKDFSIEVPKGKTIALVGQSGSGKSTIANLLTRFYDVNEGDIKIDGISIKDITTTSLRDLIGLVTQDSILFNDTIKSNILIGKEDATDAEIIEALKIANAYEFVKDLPLGIDTNIGDSGNKLSGGQKQRLNIARAVLKNPPIMILDEATSALDTESEKFVQVALENMMQNRTSIVIAHRLSTIQKADNIIVMQKGRIVEQGRHDELIAKDGTYKKLVMMQSFE from the coding sequence ATGAATAATTTTAAAAAATTAATCCCTTTTGCAAAAAAGTATAAGCGATTCGCTGTATTAAACATCATCTTTAATATACTTTATGCATTATTCAGTACGCTTTCTTTTGTTGCCTTAATTCCAATGATGCAGGTATTGTTCAACGATACTGAAAAAGTTGATAAGAAGCCTGTTTTCACATCCATGTTCGAAATTGGATCGTACAGTAAGGACTATTTATATTACAACCTGACGCAGACGATAAAAAATGACGGTCCGCAGTATGCGTTGCTTTTGGTAATTTCATTGATTATCATTTCCTTTTTACTCAAAAACTTCTTTAATTATCTGGCATCCTATAATATCACGCAGCTTCGTAACGGTGTATTGCGCGATTTAAGGCATACCTTATACCAAAAGATTATCAGCCTGCCTGTATCTTTTTATTCTGAAAAAAGAAAAGGTGACGTAATGGCACGAATGCTGGGCGATGTGGCAGAAGTTCAAAATTCCTTTTTTGCTATTTTCGAACTTATTGTACGGGAGCCCCTTACGATACTGTTTGCCATAATCACTATGTTTACGATCAGTGTAAAACTGACCTTATTTGTTTTCTTTTTTATTCCGATTTCAGGCTTTATCATTACGAAAATTGGTAAAAATCTAAAGCATAAATCCGAAAGAGCACAACAGGAATCCGGGTATTTTATCTCTATTGTAGAAGAAACCCTAAGCGGGTTAAAAATCATTAAAAGTTATAATGCCGAAAGTAACTTCACCAAAAAATTCAACCGCTCTATTGATAACCTGCTACGGTTGTCCAACAGTATCGGAAATAAGAACAACTTAGCCTCGCCATTGAGTGAATTTTTAGGAATCACCACAATTGCCGTATTATTATGGTATGGTGGGAATATGGTATTGGTAGAAAAATCCATTGAAGGGGCTTATTTCTTAGCCTACATGACATTAGCCTACAATATTCTTACGCCTGCCAAAACAATCTCTAAAGCATCGTATGCTTTAAAAAGTGGATTGGCGGCTTCAGAACGGGTCTTTGCGATCTTAGAAGAAGAAAATCCAATGAGCGACAAACCTGACGCTATCAACAAACTGGATTTCGAAAATAAAATTACCATCGAAAATATCAATTTCAGGTATGAAGACGAAAATGTACTGAAAGATTTCTCTATAGAAGTACCAAAGGGTAAAACTATTGCCCTCGTCGGACAATCCGGGAGCGGAAAAAGTACTATTGCTAACCTGCTTACCCGTTTTTATGACGTTAATGAAGGAGATATCAAAATTGACGGTATCAGCATCAAAGACATCACCACTACATCGTTACGGGACCTGATCGGCCTTGTGACGCAGGATAGCATTTTATTTAATGACACTATTAAATCCAATATCCTGATTGGAAAAGAAGATGCTACCGATGCTGAAATTATTGAAGCTTTAAAAATTGCAAATGCCTACGAATTCGTAAAAGATCTGCCTTTGGGGATTGACACTAACATTGGCGATAGCGGAAACAAACTTTCCGGAGGACAGAAACAGCGCCTTAATATTGCCCGTGCTGTACTGAAAAACCCACCGATCATGATTCTTGATGAAGCAACTTCTGCACTGGATACTGAAAGTGAAAAATTTGTACAGGTTGCTTTAGAGAATATGATGCAAAACCGAACTTCGATCGTCATTGCCCACAGGTTGTCAACGATACAAAAAGCAGACAATATCATTGTGATGCAAAAAGGGCGTATCGTAGAACAGGGACGCCATGATGAGCTTATCGCCAAGGATGGCACTTACAAGAAGCTTGTAATGATGCAATCCTTCGAATAA
- a CDS encoding glycosyltransferase family 2 protein — translation MNLSIVIPLLNEEESLNELYSWITKVMDANRFSYEILFIDDGSTDQSWPIIEQLSARDTAVKGIRFLKNYGKSQALHAGFAKASGDVIITMDADLQDNPEEIPELYAMIVDKGYDLVSGWKKKRFDSVVSKNLPSKLFNWAARKTSGVALNDFNCGLKAYKKVVVKNIEVSGEMHRYIPVLAKNAGFGKIGEKVVLHQARKYGTTKFGMERFINGFLDLITIWFLSRFGKRPMHLFGAMGSVMFLIGFFAAAYIGCLKLYKLYHKEPAVLITDNPWFFIALATMIIGTQLFLAGFLGEIILRTKNNEERYKISATV, via the coding sequence ATGAACTTATCTATAGTTATACCCCTTCTGAACGAAGAAGAATCCCTGAATGAATTATACAGCTGGATCACAAAGGTTATGGATGCGAATCGCTTTTCCTATGAGATCCTGTTTATTGATGACGGGAGCACAGATCAGTCCTGGCCTATTATTGAGCAGCTTTCAGCACGGGACACTGCTGTAAAAGGTATTCGTTTTTTAAAAAATTATGGCAAATCACAGGCGCTGCATGCAGGATTTGCAAAAGCATCAGGTGATGTCATCATCACCATGGATGCCGATTTACAGGATAATCCGGAAGAGATTCCAGAATTATATGCAATGATCGTTGACAAAGGCTATGATTTGGTTTCCGGCTGGAAAAAGAAACGATTTGATTCGGTAGTTTCTAAGAACCTGCCTTCCAAACTATTCAATTGGGCTGCACGAAAAACATCCGGAGTAGCACTGAATGATTTCAATTGTGGTTTAAAAGCTTATAAGAAAGTCGTTGTCAAAAACATTGAAGTGTCCGGTGAGATGCACCGTTACATTCCCGTCTTGGCAAAAAATGCAGGCTTTGGGAAAATCGGCGAAAAAGTCGTGTTACACCAGGCCCGAAAATACGGTACTACAAAATTTGGTATGGAACGTTTTATCAATGGGTTCCTGGACCTGATTACCATCTGGTTCCTGTCCCGTTTTGGCAAACGCCCGATGCACCTTTTTGGCGCTATGGGATCCGTAATGTTCCTGATCGGTTTTTTTGCCGCAGCATATATCGGATGTTTGAAACTATACAAATTATATCATAAAGAACCCGCGGTACTTATCACAGATAATCCCTGGTTTTTCATTGCGCTGGCCACAATGATTATTGGAACACAGCTGTTTCTCGCTGGCTTCCTTGGAGAGATTATATTACGCACAAAAAATAACGAGGAACGATATAAAATTAGTGCGACCGTTTAA
- a CDS encoding sensor histidine kinase produces the protein MFTLKKRGSSLQHYTLRYLAIALLVVIAVWASLFYAVILDEVYDNIDDGLKNSKIIITREAFANEQLLNTPKFGVNQFIITPLPKGEYSYKDEIKTTFKFMEYDDDDEPVRVLKTVFNDAKGNPHRLEIRASIVEEDELLEDLLFALIFLYIMLVISILAINNIILKRAWKSFYKILDQLRLFRIGTGTAFKSPDSHINEFKILGKELEEMLQRNEVIYSSQKQFIENASHELQTPLAISINKLELFAENNLLPEDQMTEIGKISDTLSRLVRLNKSLLMLSKIENQQYPDEEPITFNELLPEITDDFSDLATYKQLTISIVPKASLVFKMNKGLAVALINNLLKNAIIHNHPGGFVTITIAHNSIEITNSGPAKALDTNSIFNRFSRHTTQEQSTGLGLAIVKSISTTYRLDIQYSFDANHHFTIVFPVR, from the coding sequence ATGTTTACACTAAAAAAAAGAGGCAGTTCCCTACAACATTACACGTTACGCTATTTAGCCATTGCACTGCTGGTCGTCATTGCTGTATGGGCAAGCCTTTTTTATGCTGTAATCCTGGACGAAGTCTATGACAATATTGATGACGGCCTGAAAAACTCTAAAATCATCATTACCCGTGAAGCGTTTGCCAACGAGCAATTGCTCAACACTCCAAAATTCGGGGTCAATCAGTTTATTATCACACCACTGCCCAAAGGAGAGTATTCCTATAAAGATGAGATTAAAACGACCTTTAAATTCATGGAATATGACGATGATGATGAACCTGTGCGTGTCCTAAAAACTGTCTTTAATGATGCCAAAGGCAATCCACACCGTCTGGAAATCCGGGCTTCTATCGTAGAAGAAGACGAACTGCTGGAAGACTTGCTTTTCGCATTGATTTTCCTGTATATCATGCTCGTGATAAGCATTTTAGCCATTAACAATATTATCCTCAAACGGGCATGGAAATCTTTCTACAAAATTTTAGACCAGCTTCGGCTTTTCAGGATCGGAACCGGAACCGCATTCAAATCCCCGGATTCCCATATTAATGAGTTCAAAATTTTAGGCAAGGAACTGGAAGAAATGCTACAGCGCAATGAGGTTATCTATTCGAGCCAAAAACAATTCATCGAAAATGCCTCCCATGAACTGCAGACACCATTAGCCATCAGCATCAACAAACTGGAACTCTTTGCAGAAAACAACCTGTTGCCGGAAGATCAAATGACTGAAATCGGAAAAATCAGTGATACGTTATCCAGGCTTGTCCGGCTGAACAAATCCTTATTAATGCTTTCTAAAATCGAAAATCAGCAATACCCGGATGAAGAACCTATTACTTTCAATGAATTACTCCCAGAGATTACCGATGATTTTTCAGATTTAGCTACATACAAACAACTGACTATTTCGATCGTTCCAAAAGCTTCTCTTGTTTTTAAAATGAACAAAGGCCTGGCCGTAGCACTGATCAACAACCTGCTAAAAAATGCCATTATTCACAATCATCCCGGTGGATTTGTTACGATTACGATTGCCCACAACAGCATCGAAATCACCAATTCAGGACCCGCAAAAGCCTTAGACACCAACTCTATCTTCAACCGCTTCTCCCGGCACACTACACAAGAGCAATCGACAGGATTAGGGCTGGCCATTGTAAAATCGATAAGCACTACGTACCGACTTGACATCCAGTACTCGTTTGATGCTAACCATCATTTTACAATTGTTTTTCCTGTCCGTTAA
- a CDS encoding DUF4199 domain-containing protein gives MDKTVSPAKSSLNFGILFGIIMILEFVISYVADLDPQKNRSVGIITSVMNYMVLPVIFIVLGSLSYKKNHNGGYISFSEVLKIGISITVLAALLFSLFNAGFNYVFPEFVEKSMSQIREVMLEQSPNMTEDQVENALMMTKKFMNPLISIPLTIAMYAFFGLLWSLIVGAFVKNDKPSGY, from the coding sequence ATGGATAAAACTGTTTCGCCAGCCAAATCATCGCTCAATTTCGGCATTCTATTTGGCATTATCATGATTCTTGAATTTGTCATTTCTTATGTTGCAGATCTTGATCCTCAGAAAAACCGATCTGTCGGGATTATTACCAGCGTAATGAATTACATGGTGCTTCCTGTTATCTTTATCGTATTAGGTTCTCTCTCCTATAAAAAGAACCACAATGGCGGCTATATTTCCTTTTCGGAGGTCTTAAAAATCGGGATATCCATTACGGTGCTGGCAGCCTTGCTTTTTTCCTTATTCAATGCGGGATTCAATTATGTATTTCCTGAATTTGTAGAAAAATCAATGTCTCAGATTCGTGAAGTGATGCTCGAGCAAAGCCCTAACATGACCGAAGACCAGGTAGAAAATGCTTTAATGATGACTAAAAAATTCATGAATCCACTGATTTCAATTCCATTGACCATTGCGATGTATGCTTTTTTCGGTTTATTATGGTCCCTTATCGTAGGTGCTTTTGTAAAAAATGACAAACCTTCCGGATATTAA
- a CDS encoding type B 50S ribosomal protein L31: MKKGIHPENYRLVAFKDMSNEDVFIAKSTADTKETIEVDGVEYPVIKMEISRTSHPFYTGKSKLIDTAGRIDKFKTKYAKHAKKE, encoded by the coding sequence ATGAAAAAAGGAATTCACCCGGAAAATTACAGATTAGTAGCATTCAAAGACATGTCAAACGAAGATGTGTTCATTGCAAAGTCTACTGCAGATACAAAAGAAACGATTGAAGTTGATGGTGTTGAATACCCAGTTATTAAAATGGAGATCTCCAGAACATCTCACCCATTTTATACCGGTAAATCTAAACTTATCGATACTGCAGGACGTATTGATAAATTCAAAACTAAATATGCTAAACACGCTAAGAAAGAATAG
- a CDS encoding DUF2971 domain-containing protein — MYIENDQILLPEDPDTIVWKYLDLSKFLDLVLSRKLFMSRSDKFEDQYEGTFSEPSFEEVKKIAEKNPTFLDYYKKHRKNVVISSWHINEYESFAMWQIFTQNSEGLAIQSTVGRIKEALKLETHYKQYIGEVNYIDYKKEHTPFENNFFPFLFKRKSFQYEREIRIISDLSRQKITINEGLKINVDINLLIEKIYIHPRSENWYKNLVIELIKRLDLDITIEKSDLESDILI; from the coding sequence ATGTATATAGAAAATGACCAAATCCTGCTCCCTGAAGATCCAGACACTATCGTATGGAAATACCTGGATCTTTCTAAATTCCTGGATCTGGTCCTATCCCGAAAACTCTTCATGTCGCGTTCGGATAAATTTGAAGACCAATATGAAGGCACTTTCAGCGAACCATCCTTTGAAGAGGTAAAAAAGATTGCCGAAAAAAATCCTACATTTCTGGACTACTACAAAAAGCACCGCAAAAATGTAGTAATTAGCAGTTGGCACATTAATGAATACGAGTCGTTTGCCATGTGGCAGATTTTTACACAAAACAGCGAAGGGCTTGCCATACAATCCACCGTAGGACGAATTAAAGAAGCTTTAAAGCTCGAAACCCATTATAAGCAATACATTGGTGAAGTAAATTATATCGACTATAAGAAAGAGCATACACCTTTCGAGAATAATTTTTTCCCTTTCTTATTCAAGCGTAAAAGTTTTCAATATGAACGGGAAATCCGGATCATTTCGGATCTTTCAAGGCAAAAAATCACCATTAATGAAGGGCTTAAGATTAACGTTGACATCAACTTACTGATCGAAAAAATATACATTCATCCCCGATCCGAAAACTGGTATAAAAACCTGGTTATCGAATTGATCAAACGGCTGGATTTAGACATTACTATAGAGAAATCAGATCTCGAAAGCGATATATTGATTTAA
- a CDS encoding GlmU family protein, whose amino-acid sequence MNYILFDGTVRNALLPFTFTRPVAEIRVGILTIREKWEKYLGYTTTTVTEEYLSEKFPMVEMENNIMINASFLPNEVLSELVKNLEPMQAIFQGEEIIAFYTQESQEEVDFDEYEVISYEEGAIQIQHTWDIFAKNDRAIREDYELLTEYRTSQPIPSSVNAIASQHIFIEEGAKLEFVTLNASTGPIYIGKDTEIMEGSIIRGPFALCEGAQVKMGAKVYGATTVGPYSRIGGEVSNSVLFAYSNKGHDGFLGNSVLGEWCNLGADTNNSNLKNNYEEVKLWSYETEGFAKTGLQFCGLMMGDHSKCGINTMFNTGTVVGVSTNIFGSGFPRNFVPSFSWGGASGFTTYLTKKAFETARIVMARRDVVFSAEDAAILEHVFEETKKYRKE is encoded by the coding sequence ATGAACTATATCCTTTTTGACGGAACAGTAAGAAATGCCTTGCTGCCTTTTACTTTTACACGTCCCGTTGCTGAAATTCGGGTAGGAATTCTGACCATTCGTGAAAAATGGGAAAAATACCTTGGGTATACCACGACCACGGTAACGGAAGAGTACTTATCGGAAAAATTCCCGATGGTTGAAATGGAAAATAATATTATGATTAATGCTTCTTTCCTGCCGAATGAAGTGTTGTCAGAACTGGTAAAAAACCTGGAACCCATGCAGGCTATTTTCCAGGGAGAAGAAATAATTGCTTTTTATACTCAGGAATCGCAGGAAGAAGTAGATTTTGATGAATATGAAGTGATCTCCTATGAAGAAGGTGCCATACAAATTCAGCACACCTGGGATATTTTTGCCAAAAATGACCGGGCAATACGGGAAGATTATGAATTGCTGACAGAATACCGGACTTCACAACCGATTCCTTCCAGTGTGAATGCGATTGCATCGCAGCATATTTTTATTGAGGAAGGTGCCAAATTGGAATTTGTAACCCTGAATGCCTCCACCGGACCGATTTATATCGGAAAAGATACCGAAATAATGGAAGGCTCAATCATTAGGGGGCCTTTTGCTTTGTGTGAAGGGGCGCAAGTGAAAATGGGCGCTAAAGTGTATGGTGCAACCACTGTAGGGCCGTATTCCAGAATTGGAGGAGAGGTAAGTAATTCGGTGTTGTTTGCCTATTCCAATAAAGGGCATGATGGCTTTTTGGGAAATTCTGTCCTGGGCGAATGGTGTAATCTTGGAGCTGATACCAATAACTCCAATCTTAAAAATAACTATGAAGAAGTGAAATTGTGGAGTTATGAAACGGAAGGCTTTGCTAAAACAGGGTTGCAGTTTTGTGGACTTATGATGGGAGACCACAGTAAATGTGGGATCAATACTATGTTTAACACCGGAACAGTCGTAGGAGTAAGTACCAATATTTTTGGTAGTGGATTTCCCCGTAATTTTGTTCCCAGTTTCTCCTGGGGTGGGGCCTCCGGATTTACCACATACCTTACCAAAAAAGCTTTTGAAACCGCAAGGATTGTAATGGCAAGACGTGATGTAGTGTTTTCAGCAGAAGATGCTGCCATTTTGGAGCATGTTTTTGAAGAAACAAAAAAATACAGAAAAGAATAA
- a CDS encoding phospho-sugar mutase has translation MNIRKEILDQVNIWLSPIFDTATHEALKNMMTTAPAELEESFYKNLEFGTGGMRGVMAVGTNRINKYTLGKNTQGISDYLKTVFPGEDLKVAIAYDCRHNSDTLAKVVADVFSANGIKVFLFSALRPTPELSFALKYLKCHAGIVLTASHNPPEYNGYKVYWQDGGQLVPPQDAEIIKVIEDLTYDQIKFEANEDLIEYIDTAIDKAFIDSSIANASFDTPAAAKKELKIVYTPLHGTSVTVIPDVLAQAGYSDFHIVPEQAEPNGDFPTVKSPNPEEPEALSMAMALANKIDADIVIGTDPDSDRLGVAVRDNHHNMILLNGNQTMVLMTHFLLEQWKKAGKITGKEFVGSTIVSTPMMMELATAYDVECKVGLTGFKWIAKMIKDFPELKFIGGGEESFGFMVGDAVRDKDAVAASLLICELAAQAKAKGSSVYKELLVLYTEYGFYKEYLVSLVRKGIEGAQEIKQTMIDLRENPLKEIAGLRVVMLEDYQSSIAKNLFTDEEETMTIPKSNVLIYYLEDGTKIAARPSGTEPKIKFYVSVNDTLESVADAEAVERMLDAKIQSIITELKIN, from the coding sequence ATGAATATCAGAAAAGAGATATTAGATCAGGTAAACATATGGCTTTCGCCAATTTTTGATACAGCGACGCATGAAGCGCTAAAAAACATGATGACTACTGCTCCGGCAGAACTGGAAGAAAGCTTCTACAAGAACCTTGAATTCGGAACCGGTGGTATGCGTGGTGTCATGGCCGTTGGGACGAATCGTATCAACAAATATACTTTAGGGAAAAATACACAAGGTATTTCCGATTACCTGAAAACAGTTTTTCCAGGAGAAGACCTTAAAGTAGCAATAGCTTATGACTGCAGGCACAATAGCGACACACTGGCTAAAGTGGTGGCCGATGTTTTTTCAGCCAATGGGATTAAAGTCTTTTTATTCTCTGCTTTACGCCCGACACCGGAATTGTCTTTTGCGCTGAAATACCTGAAATGCCATGCTGGAATTGTATTGACCGCTTCCCACAACCCTCCAGAGTACAATGGCTATAAAGTCTATTGGCAGGATGGTGGCCAATTGGTCCCACCACAGGACGCAGAGATCATCAAAGTCATCGAAGACCTTACCTACGATCAGATCAAATTCGAAGCTAATGAAGACCTGATCGAATATATCGACACTGCTATTGATAAAGCTTTTATCGATTCTTCAATAGCAAATGCCAGTTTTGATACCCCGGCAGCGGCTAAGAAAGAATTGAAAATCGTATACACCCCATTACATGGTACATCAGTCACTGTTATCCCTGATGTATTGGCGCAGGCAGGCTATAGTGATTTTCACATAGTTCCTGAACAAGCCGAACCAAATGGCGATTTCCCAACGGTAAAATCACCAAATCCGGAAGAACCCGAAGCCCTTTCAATGGCTATGGCACTCGCTAATAAAATAGATGCTGATATCGTTATTGGTACCGACCCTGATTCCGACCGATTGGGGGTTGCCGTAAGAGACAACCACCACAACATGATTTTGCTCAATGGAAACCAGACCATGGTCCTGATGACGCACTTCTTATTGGAACAATGGAAAAAAGCCGGAAAAATCACCGGAAAAGAATTCGTAGGCTCTACGATTGTCTCCACTCCTATGATGATGGAACTGGCAACAGCCTATGATGTAGAATGCAAAGTGGGCCTTACAGGGTTCAAATGGATTGCTAAAATGATCAAGGACTTTCCGGAATTAAAATTCATCGGAGGTGGTGAAGAAAGTTTTGGTTTTATGGTAGGCGATGCCGTACGGGATAAAGATGCTGTAGCAGCTTCCCTCCTGATCTGCGAACTGGCTGCACAAGCTAAAGCCAAAGGCAGTTCTGTATATAAAGAGTTATTGGTATTGTATACCGAATATGGTTTTTATAAAGAATACCTCGTATCTCTTGTCCGAAAAGGAATTGAAGGTGCCCAGGAAATCAAACAAACGATGATTGACCTGCGCGAAAATCCGCTAAAAGAAATTGCCGGACTTCGTGTCGTAATGCTCGAAGATTACCAAAGCTCCATTGCCAAAAACCTCTTTACAGACGAAGAAGAGACGATGACCATCCCAAAATCAAACGTATTGATTTATTACCTGGAAGACGGCACAAAAATTGCAGCACGCCCAAGCGGCACTGAACCTAAAATAAAATTTTATGTCAGCGTTAACGACACTCTGGAATCTGTAGCGGATGCCGAGGCTGTCGAACGCATGCTGGATGCTAAAATCCAGTCTATTATTACAGAACTTAAAATCAACTAA